In the Peromyscus maniculatus bairdii isolate BWxNUB_F1_BW_parent chromosome 20, HU_Pman_BW_mat_3.1, whole genome shotgun sequence genome, one interval contains:
- the LOC102916829 gene encoding cytochrome P450 2D20-like, with protein MALLFGDGLWSVVIFSAIFLLLVDLIFRRKFWTARYPPGPMPLPGLGNLLQVDFENMPYSLYKLRQRYGDVFSLQMAWKPVVVINGLKAVREVLVNCGEDTSDRPPIPIFNHLGFGHKSKGVVFAPYGSEWREQRRFSVSTMRDFGLGKKSLEQWVTEEAGHLCEALAKEAGHPFNPITLLNKSVCNVISSLIYAHRFEYEDPFFNKLLKTLQECFGEDSGFIAEVLNAVPVLLRIPGLPGKAFPKLTALVDSLDKMVIEHKTSWDPAQPPRDLTDAFLTEIEKAKGNPESTFNDANLRMVLFDLFTAGIMTTSTTLSWALLLMILHPDVQSRIHQEIDEVIGQGQHPEMADQASMPYTNAVIHEVQRFADIVPVNIPHMTSRDIEV; from the exons ATGGCACTGTTGTTTGGAGATGGCCTGTGGTCTGTGGTCATATTCTCGGCCATCTTTCTGCTTCTGGTGGACCTGATATTCCGACGAAAGTTCTGGACAGCCCGCTACCCTCCAGGTCCGATGCCACTACCTGGGCTGGGTAACCTGCTGCAGGTGGATTTCGAGAAcatgccatacagtttgtacaaG CTTCGACAACGCTATGGTGACGTGTTCAGCCTGCAGATGGCCTGGAAGCCCGTGGTTGTGATCAATGGACTGAAGGCGGTTCGGGAAGTGCTGGTGAACTGTGGAGAGGACACCTCTGACCGTCCTCCAATACCCATCTTTAATCATCTGGGCTTTGGACACAAATCTAAAG GTGTGGTGTTTGCCCCTTACGGGTCTGAGTGGCGAGAGCAGCGAAGATTCTCTGTGTCCACCATGCGAGACTTCGGCCTGGGCAAGAAATCACTGGAACAGTGGGTGACGGAGGAGGCTGGCCACCTCTGTGAAGCCTTGGCCAAGGAAGCTG gacatccctttaatcccatcaccctCCTGAATAAAAGTGTGTGCAATGTGATTTCATCGCTCATCTATGCCCATCGCTTTGAGTATGAAGACCCTTTCTTTAACAAGCTGCTCAAAACATTACAAGAATGTTTTGGAGAGGACTCTGGCTTCATTGCTGAG GTGCTGAATGCTGTCCCAGTGCTTCTTCGCATTCCTGGGCTGcctggcaaagccttccccaagcTGACAGCATTAGTAGACTCACTGGATAAGATGGTGATTGAACACAAGACATCTTGGGACCCTGCCCAGCCTCCCCGAGACCTGACAGATGCCTTCCTGACTGAGATAGAGAAG gcCAAGGGGAATCCCGAGAGCACCTTCAATGATGCGAACCTGCGCATGGTGCTGTTTGACCTGTTCACTGCAGGGATCATGACCACCTCAACCACACTGTCCTGGGCCCTGCTGCTCATGATCCTGCACCCGGATGTGCAGA GCCGCATCCACCAGGAGATTGATGAAGTCATAGGGCAGGGGCAGCATCCAGAGATGGCAGACCAGGCCAGCATGCCCTACACCAATGCTGTCATTCATGAGGTCCAGCGATTTGCAGACATTGTCCCAGTGAATATACCACACATGACATCCCGTGACATTGAAGTATAG